One region of Armigeres subalbatus isolate Guangzhou_Male chromosome 3, GZ_Asu_2, whole genome shotgun sequence genomic DNA includes:
- the LOC134224995 gene encoding ankyrin repeat domain-containing protein 27-like, whose product MDMHYDEDISKNPFYRKLQSDHQIFLETAPIEGWIICVPRSGTINDRCLADQEFLLAQILVPNEELPETHFTNLSCADIRLNGRQLVTGGLKATILFEEVFYTNGLKYKVWCVERPLCDTRRYGVIIEDDFGSLTTIRKLQDAVEFIRSVAKPRYVFSKIDSAVQSFTKCRSDFSKWNLKQYKEDVKKLYINCLDIMLQNRKLKDRCQKDAHLKRNVKLAVETYMMDKLYDHVADVINVCLGDQVESFNKTIRNLSDIHITEMNLKRSYTDVIPAVKKELLRIDDCRTAIDKSACLRKAFEIIARERATLVKHGVDPNLMATMDDIIPLLIFVITKTGLTNWIMNMTFLKEFQLSEATSQISKDKYGQNTYLITTLEAVIVYISCCSIERSQRLGIDLMSCEDIQLKKYAEMSFKNADQFLNYLFALMKNNEEDDILSIFQDFNNTSVSLLECANKKCHPLCSCIRCESLPYQPHIDDRNHNGLAAIHLAATLGSPKLLTLILNLKPNVDAVDAKNWTALHYAAANGHQNLLLLLLHSGININSTSNDQHTSLHLACLNGHSGCVKALLYFSEHMKIHVDIDAQTKLGQTALHYAAKWGFSDIVETLLEHSATVNVTNRVGATPAKYAHNSKIMKMLKDAHAEELKRRQSSDCCPVGNENYVLISDDDLLDDEVFLEYRNIDEMKRIDKAVSAIAAYDTKLACYYLGLEVFPSSPLINNLQPKDYSSEKICHPLCTCQRCLNDSADFYTLLRKPFTSQSIAPIKINLNVTNGDGCTALHIAAISGNLDMINILLDHRASVIVRNKSGCTALHLACRERRLNVIKLLISRCRSEDIVDLKDCRGDTPLHYAVEQNQLRIVEILLSAKADKSLRNLAGQRPIDIARERLFFNVINVLERKWY is encoded by the exons ATGGACATGCATTACGATGAAGACATTTCGAAAAACCCTTTTTATCGAAAGCTTCAAAGTGATCATCAAATCTTCCTGGAAACGGCGCCTATCGAAGGATGGATTATCTGTGTGCCTCGTAGTGGAACCATCAATGACAGATGCCTAGCGGATCAAGAGTTTCTTCTCGCTCAAATACTTGTTCCGAATGAAGAGCTTCCGGAGACGCATTTTACCAATCTGAGCTGTGCCGATATACGCCTTAATGGGCGTCAACTGGTCACTGGCGGGTTGAAAGCAACTATTCTTTTCGAAGAGGTGTTCTACACTAATGGACTGAAATACAAAGTATGGTGTGTTGAACGACCGCTATGTGATACTCGCCGTTATGGAGTTATAATCGAAGACGATTTCGGCAGCCTTACAACCATCAGAAAGCTACAAGACGCAGTGGAATTCATTCGATCAGTAGCAAAGCCACGATATGTGTTTTCCAAAATCGATTCGGCAGTACAAAGCTTCACCAAATGCAGATCTGATTTCAGCAAATGGAATCTCAAACAGTACAAAGAAGATGTTAAAAAGTTATACATAAATTGTTTAGATATTATGCTACAAAACCGCAAACTGAAAGATCGATGCCAGAAAGATGCCCATCTGAAACGCAATGTCAAACTTGCCGTAGAGACATACATGATGGACAAGTTATATGACCATGTTGCAGATGTGATCAACGTATGTCTAGGAGATCAGGTTGAATCCTTCAACAAAACGATTCGTAACCTGTCGGACATTCACATCACCGAGATGAACCTGAAACGAAGCTACACTGACGTAATCCCCGCGGTCAAGAAGGAACTGTTGCGGATCGACGATTGTCGCACAGCTATTGATAAGAGCGCTTGTTTGAGGAAAGCTTTCGAGATTATTGCCCGCGAACGCGCCACTTTGGTGAAGCACGGTGTTGACCCAAACCTGATGGCGACGATGGACGATATAATCCCATTGTTGATATTCGTTATCACGAAAACGG GTCTCACAAACTGGATAATGAATATGACGTTTCTCAAAGAATTTCAACTAAGCGAAGCAACATCACAAATATCAAAAGATAAATATGGCCAAAACACGTATCTTATAACGACTTTAGAGGCAGTCATTGTCTACATCAGTTGCTGCAGTATCGAGCGATCCCAACGCTTAGGAATAGACCTGATGTCGTGCGAGGATATACAACTGAAGAAATATGCTGAAATGAGCTTCAAAAATGCGGATCAATTCCTAAACTATCTGTTTGCCTTGATGAAAAACAACGAAGAAGACGACATACTGAGTATATTCCAGGACTTCAACAATACAAGCGTGTCTTTACTTGAATGTGCCAACAAAAAGTGTCATCCTCTGTGTAGCTGTATAAGATGTGAATCGTTACCTTATCAGCCACACATTGACGATCGTAACCATAATGGATTGGCCGCAATCCATCTCGCAGCTACTCTCGGAAGTCCAAAATTGCTCACCCTCATTCTGAATCTCAAACCGAATGTGGATGCGGTGGATGCAAAGAATTGGACTGCTCTGCACTATGCGGCGGCAAATGGTCATCAAAATCTGCTTCTATTGCTTCTCCATTCCGGAATCAACATCAATAGCACGAGTAACGATCAACACACATCGCTTCATTTAGCTTGTCTAAACGGCCACAGTGGATGTGTGAAAGCTTTGCTATACTTTTCAGAGCACATGAAAATACATGTTGATATCGATGCACAAACGAAGCTTGGACAAACTGCGCTGCATTATGCCGCTAAATGGGGGTTTTCTGATATCGTAGAAACACTGTTGGAACACTCTGCTACGGTGAACGTAACGAATCGTGTAGGTGCAACTCCCGCTAAATATGCTCATAATTCTAAGATCATGAAAATGTTGAAGGATGCACATGCAGAAGAGCTGAAGCGACGGCAATCCTCTGATTGCTGTCCTGTTGGCAACGAGAACTATGTCCTAATCTCCGATGATGACCTTTTGGACGACGAAGTCTTTCTGGAATACCGCAACATTGATGAAATGAAGCGGATCGATAAGGCAGTGAGCGCAATAGCCGCATACGATACCAAGTTGGCTTGCTATTACTTGGGCCTGGAAGTCTTCCCATCATCCCCTTTGATTAACAACCTACAACCGAAAGACTACTCTTCCGAAAAAATATGCCATCCGCTTTGTACCTGCCAACGATGTCTGAACGACTCTGCAGACTTCTACACTCTCCTGAGAAAGCCATTCACTTCGCAATCGATTGCACCCATCAAGATCAACCTCAACGTCACCAATGGAGACGGCTGCACCGCGTTGCATATAGCAGCCATCAGCGGCAATTTAGACATGATCAACATATTGCTAGATCATCGGGCCAGCGTCATTGTTAGGAACAAATCCGGTTGCACGGCGTTGCATCTAGCTTGCCGCGAGCGTCGGCTGAACGTGATCAAGCTGCTCATTAGTCGCTGCCGCAGCGAAGACATTGTTGACCTGAAGGACTGTCGTGGAGACACTCCACTGCACTACGCAGTCGAGCAGAATCAACTACGAATCGTGGAGATTTTGCTTAGTGCCAAAGCGGATAAGAGTCTGCGGAACCTGGCCGGCCAGCGACCGATCGACATTGCTCGAGAGCGACTCTTTTTTAATGTGATCAATGTGTTGGAGAGGAAATGGTATTGA
- the LOC134221993 gene encoding uncharacterized protein K02A2.6-like, protein MKGMARSFVYWPGIDADIEGLARSCTEYARHAPSPPRFSSHHWEYPKGPWERIHVDYAGPVAGAMLLVIVDAYSKWVEVQITNSTTAAATVNLLDGLFAAYGSPVTVVSDNGPQFTAEEFKSFLQQRG, encoded by the coding sequence ATGAAAGGCATGGCACGTTCTTTTGTGTATTGGCCAGGAATAGATGCAGATATCGAGGGCCTAGCAAGATCCTGCACGGAATACGCACGGCATGCACCATCACCTCCGAGGTTTAGCAGCCATCATTGGGAGTACCCAAAGGGTCCATGGGAGCGCATCCATGTTGATTATGCTGGCCCAGTAGCGGGAGCAATGCTGCTGGTCATTGTGGATGCGTATAGCAAATGGGTCGAAGTTCAAATAACCAACTCAACTACAGCTGCTGCAACTGTCAATCTTCTCGACGGATTATTCGCTGCCTACGGATCACCAGTAACAGTTGTGTCGGACAACGGTCCGCAGTTCACTGCCGAGGAATTCAAGTCGTTTCTCCAGCAGCGCGGGTGA
- the LOC134221992 gene encoding uncharacterized protein K02A2.6-like codes for MIIDEHPIPKIETIFNKMRGAALFCHLDVTDAYTHLPIDDEFRHVLTLNTPTHGLIRPTRAVYGAASIPAIWQRRMESILQGLTHVVSFYDDVIVFANNFDELLLALTATMDRMKQNSLRLNRSKCIFATSSLECLGHRIDRHGLHKSGKHVGAIRDAPRPSTRKNCSCS; via the coding sequence ATGATCATTGACGAGCATCCTATACCCAAAATTGAAACGATCTTCAACAAGATGAGAGGAGCTGCCTTGTTTTGCCACCTAGACGTAACCGATGCCTACACGCACCTGCCAATCGATGATGAGTTCCGCCATGTGCTCACTCTCAACACTCCGACGCACGGACTCATTCGTCCTACGAGAGCCGTGTATGGAGCTGCCAGTATCCCAGCCATTTGGCAGCGACGTATGGAGTCCATTCTTCAAGGGTTGACCCACGTTGTCAGCTTTTACGACGATGTCATTGTTTTTGCAAACAACTTCGACGAGCTGCTGCTTGCTCTTACCGCAACGATGGACAGGATGAAGCAAAATAGTCTGCGACTGAACCGATCAAAATGCATCTTCGCTACGTCATCGCTTGAATGCCTAGGTCATAGGATTGATCGTCACGGCCTACACAAATCAGGAAAACACGTCGGAGCGATTCGTGATGCACCACGGCCGTCAACCCGGAAGAATTGCAGCTGTTCTTAG